The following coding sequences are from one Streptomyces sp. V3I7 window:
- a CDS encoding UvrD-helicase domain-containing protein, which yields MRQEQEFIDGLYARVDALRGDTEAAVADALAQGDKPMQARLERDIAVAERSGLLAALNAVDGSLCFGRIDLTSGAAHHIGRIGLRRDDAERTPMLIDWRADVARPFYLATGHTPMGLRRRRHIATSGRTVTSLHDEILDLGDQERTGHEDPTGDAVLLAALNSARTGRMSDIVQTIQAEQDEIIRAPHRGVLVVEGGPGTGKTAVALHRAAYLLYEHRELLARRAVLIVGPNPAFLGYIGEVLPSLGETGVLLSTVGELFPGVRATAQDTPEAAAVKGRADMADVLAAVVRDRQALPDPVIAIEHDRETLLLDDGLVSVARERTRAAKLPHNAAREHFEGHILNTLTDLVAERIGTDPYDGSNLLDPSDITQIRDELAENPDVWAAIDQLWPVLSPQRVVADLLADPEGYLGDADAAAVRRPVTREWTVSDVPLLDEAAELLGVDERTARARAERERETQIAYAQGVLDVSYASRTYEFDDKEDSDPDASEVLSAHDIIDAERFAERHEEEDFRSAAERAAADRTWAFGHIIVDEAQELSPMAWRLLMRRSPTRSMTLVGDPAQTAEAAGVGSWAGILDPYVEDRWEHTRLGVNYRTPSEIMDLAAAVVRAGDPDFEPPSSVRSTGVRPWVRQVTEDLPGAVEKAVAELTPEEGRLAVIAPRELHRALAARLDGVTAGAAPDLTRTVVLLDPRQAKGLEFDSVLVVEPGDYGTSDLYVALTRATQRLGVLCAGALPQGLADTV from the coding sequence TTGCGGCAGGAACAGGAATTCATCGACGGACTGTACGCGCGTGTGGACGCGCTGCGCGGCGACACCGAGGCGGCGGTCGCGGACGCGCTCGCCCAGGGTGACAAGCCCATGCAGGCCCGGCTGGAGCGGGACATCGCGGTCGCCGAACGCTCGGGGCTGCTCGCCGCGCTCAACGCCGTGGACGGTTCGCTCTGCTTCGGCCGGATCGACCTGACCTCCGGCGCCGCCCACCACATCGGCCGTATCGGTCTGCGCCGCGACGACGCCGAGCGCACTCCGATGCTCATCGACTGGCGTGCCGACGTCGCCCGGCCTTTCTACCTCGCCACCGGTCACACCCCGATGGGGTTGCGCCGGCGCCGGCACATCGCCACCAGCGGCCGCACCGTGACCTCCCTGCACGACGAGATCCTCGACCTCGGCGACCAGGAGCGGACCGGCCACGAGGACCCGACCGGCGACGCCGTGCTGCTCGCCGCGCTCAACTCCGCGCGCACCGGCCGGATGAGCGACATCGTGCAGACCATCCAGGCCGAGCAGGACGAGATCATCCGCGCGCCGCACCGCGGGGTGCTCGTCGTCGAGGGCGGCCCCGGCACCGGCAAGACCGCCGTCGCCCTGCACCGTGCCGCGTACCTGCTCTACGAGCACCGGGAGCTGCTCGCCCGCCGCGCCGTCCTGATCGTCGGCCCCAACCCCGCGTTCCTCGGCTACATCGGCGAGGTGCTGCCCTCGCTCGGCGAGACGGGCGTACTGCTGTCGACGGTCGGCGAGCTGTTCCCGGGGGTGCGGGCGACTGCTCAGGACACTCCGGAGGCGGCCGCCGTGAAGGGCCGCGCCGACATGGCCGACGTCCTCGCCGCCGTCGTCCGCGACCGGCAGGCGCTGCCCGACCCGGTCATCGCCATCGAGCACGACCGCGAGACCCTCCTGCTCGACGACGGTCTGGTGAGCGTCGCCCGCGAGCGCACCCGCGCGGCGAAGCTGCCGCACAACGCGGCCCGCGAGCACTTCGAGGGGCACATCCTCAACACCCTCACCGACCTGGTCGCCGAGCGCATCGGCACCGACCCGTACGACGGCTCGAACCTGCTCGACCCCAGCGACATCACCCAGATCCGCGACGAGCTGGCCGAGAATCCCGACGTCTGGGCCGCCATCGACCAGTTGTGGCCGGTGCTCAGCCCGCAGCGGGTGGTCGCCGACCTCCTGGCCGACCCCGAGGGGTACCTCGGCGACGCGGACGCGGCCGCCGTCCGTCGCCCGGTCACCCGCGAGTGGACCGTCTCCGACGTACCGCTCCTGGACGAGGCCGCCGAACTGCTCGGCGTGGACGAGCGGACGGCCCGGGCGCGCGCCGAGCGCGAGCGGGAGACGCAGATCGCCTACGCGCAGGGCGTGCTCGACGTGTCGTACGCCTCGCGGACGTACGAGTTCGACGACAAGGAAGACAGTGACCCGGATGCCTCCGAGGTCCTGTCCGCGCACGACATCATCGACGCCGAGCGCTTCGCCGAGCGCCACGAGGAGGAGGACTTCCGCAGCGCAGCCGAGCGCGCGGCCGCCGACCGCACCTGGGCCTTCGGGCACATCATCGTCGACGAGGCGCAGGAGCTGTCGCCGATGGCCTGGCGGCTGCTCATGCGGCGCAGCCCGACCCGCTCGATGACCCTGGTCGGTGACCCGGCCCAGACCGCCGAGGCGGCGGGCGTCGGCTCCTGGGCGGGCATCCTGGACCCGTACGTCGAGGACCGCTGGGAGCACACCCGCCTCGGTGTCAACTACCGCACCCCGTCCGAGATCATGGACCTGGCCGCGGCCGTGGTCCGCGCCGGGGACCCGGACTTCGAGCCGCCGAGCTCGGTGCGCTCCACGGGCGTACGTCCCTGGGTGCGGCAGGTCACCGAGGACCTGCCCGGCGCGGTCGAGAAGGCCGTCGCCGAACTGACCCCCGAAGAGGGCCGGTTGGCGGTGATCGCCCCGCGCGAGCTGCACCGGGCGCTGGCCGCCCGGCTCGACGGCGTGACGGCGGGCGCCGCCCCCGACCTCACCCGCACCGTCGTCCTGCTCGACCCGCGCCAGGCCAAGGGGCTGGAGTTCGACTCGGTCCTGGTGGTCGAGCCGGGCGACTACGGCACGAGTGATCTGTACGTCGCGCTGACCCGGGCCACGCAGCGGCTCGGCGTGCTGTGCGCCGGCGCGCTGCCTCAGGGTCTGGCCGACACGGTGTGA
- a CDS encoding alpha-1,4-glucan--maltose-1-phosphate maltosyltransferase — protein sequence MPATHHSSAPPARGRSGTRTGRSDGTAPPTAREKPAAAEPPTALGRIPVLDVRPVVQGGRRPAKAVTGESFEVSATVFREGHDAVAANVVLRDPEGRPGPWTPMRELAPGTDRWGATVTAGQPGLWAYQVEAWADPLATWRHHARIKIPAGIDTDLVLEEGARLLERAAAGVPKAGGERDVVRGAASALRDDNRPAAWRLAAALAPEVTEVLDRYPLRELVTASDPLPLLVERERALFGSWYEFFPRSEGTAEQPHGSFRTAARRLDAIAGMGFDVVYLPPIHPIGTTFRKGRNNTLTARADDVGVPWAIGSPEGGHDAIHPDLGTLEDFDHFVGRAAELGLEVALDFALQCSPDHPWVHKHPEWFHHRPDGTIAYAENPPKKYQDIYPVAFDADMDGLVTETVRILRHWMAHGVRIFRVDNPHTKPVLFWERVIREVNRTDPDVIFLAEAFTRPAMMHTLAQIGFQQSYTYFTWRTSKQELTEYLTELSGDAAAYMRPNFFANTPDILHAYLQDGGRPAFEVRAVLAATLSPTWGIYSGYELCENTPLRENSEEYLDSEKYQLRPRAWAAAEREGRSIAPLVTRLNTIRRQSPALQQLRDLHFHHADQDSVIAYSKQSGSNTVLVVANLDPHHTQEATVALDMPRLGLDWHESVPVRDELTGETFHWGRANYVRLEPGHRPAHILTILRPATPQIGGSAKR from the coding sequence ATGCCCGCCACACACCATTCGTCAGCACCCCCGGCACGCGGCCGGAGCGGTACAAGGACCGGCAGGTCGGACGGTACGGCCCCGCCGACCGCCCGAGAGAAACCCGCCGCGGCCGAGCCCCCCACCGCCCTCGGCCGCATCCCCGTCCTCGACGTCCGCCCCGTGGTCCAGGGCGGCCGCCGCCCGGCCAAGGCGGTCACCGGTGAGTCGTTCGAGGTCTCGGCCACGGTGTTCCGGGAGGGACACGACGCCGTCGCCGCCAACGTCGTCCTGAGAGACCCCGAGGGCCGCCCCGGCCCCTGGACCCCGATGCGCGAACTGGCCCCCGGCACCGACCGTTGGGGCGCCACCGTCACCGCCGGGCAACCGGGCCTGTGGGCGTACCAGGTGGAGGCGTGGGCGGATCCCCTCGCCACCTGGCGTCACCACGCGCGGATCAAGATCCCGGCCGGGATCGACACGGACCTGGTCCTGGAGGAGGGCGCGCGCCTGCTGGAGCGGGCGGCGGCCGGTGTCCCGAAGGCCGGCGGAGAGCGGGACGTCGTACGCGGCGCGGCGAGCGCCCTGCGGGACGACAACCGGCCGGCCGCCTGGCGCCTCGCGGCGGCGCTGGCGCCGGAGGTGACCGAGGTCCTGGACCGGTATCCGCTGCGTGAACTGGTCACCGCTTCCGATCCGTTGCCGTTGCTGGTGGAGCGGGAGAGGGCCCTGTTCGGCTCGTGGTACGAGTTCTTCCCCCGCTCCGAGGGGACGGCCGAGCAGCCGCATGGCTCCTTTCGTACGGCGGCCCGTCGGTTGGACGCGATCGCGGGTATGGGTTTCGACGTGGTCTACCTCCCGCCGATCCACCCGATCGGGACGACCTTCCGCAAGGGCCGCAACAACACCCTCACGGCCCGTGCGGACGACGTCGGGGTGCCGTGGGCGATCGGCTCTCCGGAAGGTGGCCACGACGCGATCCATCCCGACCTCGGCACGTTGGAGGACTTCGACCACTTCGTGGGCCGGGCGGCGGAGTTGGGCCTTGAGGTGGCGCTGGACTTCGCGTTGCAGTGCTCGCCGGACCACCCGTGGGTGCACAAGCATCCCGAGTGGTTCCACCATCGCCCCGACGGGACGATCGCGTACGCGGAGAACCCGCCGAAGAAGTACCAGGACATCTATCCGGTCGCGTTCGACGCGGACATGGACGGGCTGGTCACCGAGACGGTGCGGATCCTGCGGCACTGGATGGCGCACGGCGTGCGGATCTTCCGCGTCGACAACCCGCACACCAAGCCGGTCCTGTTCTGGGAGCGAGTCATCCGGGAGGTCAACCGCACCGATCCGGACGTGATCTTCCTGGCGGAGGCGTTCACCCGCCCGGCGATGATGCACACGCTCGCCCAGATCGGCTTCCAGCAGTCGTACACGTACTTCACCTGGCGCACCAGCAAGCAGGAACTCACCGAATACCTGACGGAGTTGTCGGGGGACGCGGCGGCCTACATGCGGCCGAACTTCTTCGCCAACACCCCCGACATCCTGCACGCCTACCTCCAGGACGGCGGCCGCCCCGCCTTCGAGGTCCGTGCCGTCCTCGCGGCCACCCTCTCCCCCACCTGGGGCATCTACAGCGGCTACGAACTCTGCGAGAACACGCCCCTCAGGGAGAACTCCGAGGAGTACCTCGACTCGGAGAAGTACCAACTGAGGCCGCGCGCCTGGGCCGCCGCCGAGCGCGAGGGCCGCAGCATCGCGCCCCTCGTCACCCGGCTCAACACCATCCGGCGCCAGAGCCCGGCGCTCCAGCAGTTGCGCGACCTCCACTTCCACCACGCCGACCAGGACTCGGTGATCGCGTACAGCAAGCAGAGCGGTTCGAACACGGTGCTGGTGGTCGCCAACCTCGACCCCCACCACACCCAGGAGGCCACGGTCGCGTTGGACATGCCGCGACTCGGCCTGGACTGGCACGAGTCGGTGCCCGTGCGCGACGAGCTCACCGGCGAGACGTTCCACTGGGGCCGCGCCAACTACGTGCGACTCGAACCGGGTCACCGTCCCGCCCACATCCTCACCATCCTGCGACCGGCCACCCCGCAGATCGGAGGGTCAGCCAAGCGATGA
- a CDS encoding phosphotransferase produces MAETVTPSGTTGPGSLLTSLGPLLREWLPRQRWFAGKGRPVAGFSPVAVTELLPSDGRLGLLHLLVRVHQPAVPGAPPHPGDCYQLLIGVREALPPRLAPALIGHVQEGPLAGRTVYDALYDPRPAEVLLEALRSQARIGGLRFERDPGSEIRGGLIPRLMTAEQSNSSVVYGDTYVLKLLRRVVPGTNPDLELPLALARAGCARVPAPTAWLRAEAAAGESYVLAVLQPFLRGATDGWELALRELAKGEEYENFGAEARALGRATAEVHTALARALPTVTLGHGPLRQLVDGMTERLAATAQAVPALRPYEPGLRSAYAALADLAAEGRTWTAQRVHGDLHLGQCLRSTGGTSHALSGGGGHWSLIDFEGEPARPLAERRMPQPPVRDIAGMLRSFDYAAHSATPPVPGWAAVCRAAYCSGYAEVAGVDPRSDPVLLRACETDKAVYEVAYEARHRPDWLPVPLSAVRRLATSELT; encoded by the coding sequence ATGGCGGAAACTGTCACCCCTTCCGGGACGACAGGTCCCGGGTCCCTCCTCACGTCGCTGGGTCCCCTGCTGCGCGAGTGGCTGCCTAGGCAGCGCTGGTTCGCGGGCAAGGGGCGTCCCGTCGCCGGGTTCTCGCCGGTGGCGGTCACCGAACTCCTGCCGTCCGACGGCCGGTTGGGGCTGCTCCATCTGCTGGTCCGGGTCCATCAGCCGGCCGTGCCCGGCGCCCCGCCCCACCCCGGCGACTGCTACCAGCTCCTCATAGGCGTGCGCGAGGCGCTGCCGCCCCGGCTGGCGCCCGCGCTGATCGGCCACGTACAGGAAGGGCCGCTCGCCGGACGGACGGTGTACGACGCCCTGTACGACCCCCGGCCCGCCGAGGTGCTCCTGGAGGCGCTGCGCTCCCAGGCCCGCATCGGCGGGCTCCGCTTCGAGCGGGACCCGGGCTCGGAGATCCGAGGCGGCCTCATACCGCGACTGATGACCGCCGAGCAGTCCAACTCCTCGGTGGTGTACGGCGACACGTACGTCCTGAAGCTCCTCCGCCGCGTCGTTCCCGGCACCAACCCGGACCTGGAGCTGCCGCTGGCGCTGGCCCGTGCCGGCTGCGCCCGGGTGCCCGCGCCGACGGCGTGGCTGCGGGCGGAGGCGGCGGCCGGGGAGAGTTACGTCCTCGCGGTGCTCCAGCCGTTTCTGCGGGGCGCCACGGACGGCTGGGAGCTGGCGTTGCGCGAGCTGGCCAAGGGTGAGGAGTACGAGAACTTCGGCGCGGAGGCGCGGGCGCTGGGCCGGGCCACCGCCGAGGTCCACACGGCCCTCGCCCGCGCGCTGCCCACGGTCACGCTGGGCCATGGCCCGCTGCGGCAGCTGGTCGACGGCATGACCGAGCGTCTGGCGGCGACCGCGCAGGCGGTGCCCGCGCTGCGTCCGTACGAGCCCGGGCTGCGCTCCGCCTACGCGGCGCTCGCCGACCTCGCCGCCGAGGGCCGCACCTGGACCGCCCAGCGCGTCCACGGCGACCTGCACCTCGGGCAGTGCCTGCGCTCGACTGGGGGCACCTCCCACGCGTTGAGCGGTGGGGGAGGCCACTGGTCGCTGATCGACTTCGAGGGCGAGCCGGCCCGCCCGCTGGCCGAGCGCCGCATGCCGCAGCCGCCGGTGCGGGACATCGCCGGGATGCTCCGCTCCTTCGACTACGCGGCGCACTCGGCGACCCCGCCGGTGCCGGGCTGGGCGGCCGTGTGCCGGGCGGCGTACTGCTCCGGGTACGCCGAGGTCGCCGGCGTCGATCCGCGTAGCGATCCCGTTCTGCTGCGGGCCTGCGAGACCGACAAGGCGGTGTACGAGGTCGCCTACGAGGCCCGCCACCGCCCCGACTGGCTCCCCGTCCCCCTGTCGGCGGTCCGCCGCCTCGCCACGTCCGAGCTCACCTGA
- the trxA gene encoding thioredoxin, protein MTVVSGLAEVTDADFEAEVIGSELPVLVQFTADWCGPCRQLAPVLKDLAFEEGDRLKVVQLDVDRNPGTTVAYGVLSTPTLMVFRDGEPVRSMVGARPKRRLLEELSDLL, encoded by the coding sequence ATGACCGTGGTGAGCGGGCTGGCCGAGGTGACGGACGCGGACTTCGAGGCGGAGGTGATCGGCTCCGAACTGCCGGTGCTGGTGCAGTTCACGGCAGACTGGTGCGGGCCGTGCCGGCAACTGGCGCCGGTGCTGAAGGACCTCGCCTTCGAGGAGGGCGACCGGCTGAAGGTCGTACAGCTGGACGTCGACCGCAATCCGGGGACCACCGTGGCGTACGGCGTGCTGTCGACGCCCACGCTGATGGTGTTCCGCGACGGGGAGCCGGTGCGGTCGATGGTCGGGGCGCGCCCCAAGCGGCGCCTGTTGGAGGAGCTGTCCGACCTCCTCTGA
- a CDS encoding MerR family transcriptional regulator, with protein sequence MRIGELAARARTTTRTLRYYEARGLLPARRDGNGHRAYDERDLELLAQIRTLQDFGFELEETRPFVECLRAGHPEGDSCPASLAVYRRKLDELDALIGELRAVREKVAGQLRRAESARDELAAEALVPGGPEPVCELGGQAG encoded by the coding sequence ATGCGAATCGGCGAACTGGCCGCGCGGGCCAGGACCACCACGCGCACCCTCAGGTACTACGAGGCGCGGGGGCTGCTGCCCGCGCGGCGCGACGGCAACGGGCACCGGGCGTACGACGAGCGGGACCTGGAGTTGCTCGCGCAGATCCGGACGCTGCAGGACTTCGGGTTCGAGCTGGAGGAGACCCGGCCCTTCGTCGAATGCCTGCGGGCCGGACACCCGGAGGGCGACTCCTGTCCCGCCTCGCTCGCGGTCTACCGGCGCAAGCTGGACGAGCTCGACGCGCTCATCGGGGAGCTGCGGGCGGTGCGCGAGAAAGTCGCCGGGCAGCTCCGGCGGGCCGAGAGCGCGCGCGACGAGCTGGCCGCCGAGGCGCTGGTTCCGGGGGGTCCGGAACCCGTATGCGAACTGGGAGGGCAGGCAGGATGA
- the glgB gene encoding 1,4-alpha-glucan branching enzyme — protein MTSKKTAPVKKTVPDPRKSASVKKSASAEQKPPKDRPAKPGRKPAAARKKQPVSPALSAEDRARLLDGTHHDPHTVLGAHAVPGGVAFRAFRPYARSVTVVSGDLRAELHDDGAGFFSGLLPLREVPEYRLLVAYEGEVQETEDAYRFVPTLGELDLHLIGEGRHERLWEALGAHPTTHQGVPGTRFAVWAPDARGVRLAGGFNFWDGTGYPMRSLGSSGVWELFVPGIGEGELYKFDITRPDGSHTLRADPLARRTETPPATSSVVTASHHEWGDAEWLAHRADIPVHEAPFSVYEVHLASWRPGLTYRQLADQLPRYVGDLGFTHVEFMPVAEHPFGGSWGYQVTGFYAPTARLGTPDDFKYLIDALHRAGIGVIMDWVPAHFPRDEWALAEFDGRPLYEHQDPLRAAHPDWGTLEFDLGRREVRNFLVANAVYWCEEFHIDGLRVDAVASMLYLDYSREPGQWIPNEQGGRENLDAVAFLQEMNATVYRLCPGVVTIAEESTSWDGVTRPTHHRGPSGFGGLGFGLKWNMGWMNDSLEYLRHEPVHRAYHHHEMTFSMVYAYSENYVLPLSHDEVVHGKHSLVSKMPGDWWQRRATLRAYLGFMWAHPGKQLLFMGQEFAQGAEWSEAHGPDWWLLDPAYGAEADHRGVRDLVRDLNSVYRRTPALWQRDTDPSGFQWVVGDAAEDDVLAFLRLDAEGNPLLAVSNFSPVVRHDYRLGVPDDIPAWSEVLNTDAAHYGGGDIVHPHPVKTEPQGWHGRAASVRLTLPPLATVWLRPA, from the coding sequence GTGACGTCCAAGAAGACAGCCCCCGTCAAGAAGACAGTCCCCGACCCCAGGAAGTCCGCGTCCGTCAAGAAGTCCGCGTCCGCCGAGCAGAAGCCGCCCAAGGACAGGCCCGCCAAGCCGGGGAGGAAACCGGCGGCCGCGCGGAAGAAGCAGCCGGTGTCCCCCGCCCTCTCGGCGGAGGACCGGGCCCGTCTGCTCGACGGCACCCATCACGACCCGCACACCGTCCTAGGCGCCCATGCGGTGCCCGGCGGCGTCGCCTTCCGCGCCTTCCGTCCGTACGCGCGCTCCGTCACCGTCGTCTCGGGCGACCTGCGGGCCGAACTGCACGACGACGGCGCGGGGTTCTTCTCCGGTCTGCTGCCGCTGCGCGAGGTCCCGGAGTACCGGCTGCTGGTCGCGTACGAGGGAGAGGTCCAGGAGACCGAGGACGCCTACCGCTTCGTGCCCACGCTCGGCGAGCTCGATCTGCACCTGATCGGCGAGGGCCGGCACGAGCGGCTGTGGGAGGCGCTCGGCGCGCACCCCACGACCCACCAGGGCGTGCCCGGCACCCGGTTCGCGGTGTGGGCGCCGGACGCGCGCGGCGTGCGGCTGGCCGGCGGCTTCAACTTCTGGGACGGCACCGGGTACCCGATGCGCTCGCTGGGCTCCTCCGGTGTCTGGGAGCTGTTCGTGCCGGGGATCGGCGAGGGCGAGCTGTACAAGTTCGACATCACCCGCCCGGACGGCTCCCACACCCTGCGGGCCGATCCGCTGGCCCGCCGCACCGAGACGCCTCCGGCCACCTCGTCGGTGGTGACGGCCTCGCACCACGAGTGGGGCGACGCCGAGTGGCTGGCGCACCGCGCGGACATCCCCGTGCACGAGGCGCCGTTCTCGGTGTACGAGGTCCACCTCGCCTCCTGGCGCCCGGGGCTCACCTACCGCCAGCTCGCCGACCAACTGCCGCGTTACGTGGGCGACTTGGGCTTCACGCACGTGGAGTTCATGCCGGTCGCCGAGCACCCCTTCGGCGGCTCCTGGGGCTACCAGGTCACCGGCTTCTACGCGCCGACCGCCCGCCTCGGCACCCCCGACGACTTCAAGTACCTGATCGACGCCCTCCACCGGGCGGGCATCGGCGTCATCATGGACTGGGTCCCGGCCCATTTCCCGCGTGACGAGTGGGCGCTCGCGGAGTTCGACGGGCGCCCGCTGTACGAGCACCAGGACCCCCTGCGCGCCGCCCACCCCGACTGGGGCACCCTCGAGTTCGACCTCGGCCGGCGCGAGGTGCGCAACTTCCTGGTGGCGAACGCCGTGTACTGGTGCGAGGAGTTCCACATCGACGGACTGCGCGTGGACGCCGTCGCCTCGATGCTCTACCTCGACTACTCGCGCGAGCCCGGCCAGTGGATCCCGAACGAGCAGGGCGGCCGGGAGAACCTGGACGCGGTGGCCTTCCTCCAGGAGATGAACGCCACCGTCTACCGGCTCTGTCCGGGCGTCGTCACGATCGCCGAGGAGTCGACGTCCTGGGACGGCGTCACGCGCCCCACGCACCACCGCGGCCCGAGCGGCTTCGGCGGCCTCGGCTTCGGGCTGAAGTGGAACATGGGCTGGATGAACGACTCGCTGGAGTACCTGCGGCACGAGCCGGTGCACCGCGCCTACCACCACCACGAGATGACGTTCTCGATGGTGTACGCGTACAGCGAGAACTACGTGCTGCCGCTCTCCCACGACGAGGTTGTGCACGGCAAGCACTCCCTGGTGTCGAAGATGCCCGGCGACTGGTGGCAGCGGCGCGCCACGCTTCGCGCCTACCTGGGCTTCATGTGGGCCCACCCGGGCAAGCAACTCCTCTTCATGGGGCAGGAGTTCGCCCAGGGCGCCGAGTGGTCCGAGGCACACGGCCCCGACTGGTGGCTGCTCGACCCCGCGTACGGGGCCGAGGCGGACCACCGCGGCGTGCGCGACCTGGTCCGCGACCTCAACTCCGTGTACCGGCGCACCCCGGCCCTGTGGCAGCGCGACACCGACCCGTCCGGCTTCCAGTGGGTCGTCGGCGACGCGGCCGAGGACGACGTCCTCGCCTTCCTGCGCCTCGACGCCGAAGGCAACCCGCTCCTCGCGGTCTCGAACTTCTCCCCCGTCGTACGCCACGACTACCGCCTGGGCGTTCCGGACGACATCCCCGCCTGGTCGGAGGTCCTCAACACCGACGCGGCGCACTACGGCGGCGGCGACATCGTCCACCCGCACCCGGTCAAGACCGAACCGCAGGGCTGGCACGGCCGCGCGGCGAGCGTCCGCCTGACGCTGCCGCCGCTGGCGACGGTGTGGCTGCGGCCGGCCTGA
- the treS gene encoding maltose alpha-D-glucosyltransferase yields the protein MIVNEPVPDTFEDTPARDRDPDWFKRAVFYEVLVRSFQDSNGDGIGDLKGITAKLDYLQWLGVDCLWLPPFFKSPLRDGGYDVSDYTSVLPEFGDLADFVEFVDAAHQRGMRVIIDFVMNHTSDQHPWFQESRRNPDGPYGDYYVWAGDDKQYQDARIIFVDTEASNWTYDPVRKEYYWHRFFSHQPDLNYENPAVQEEMISALKFWLDLGIDGFRLDAVPYLYQQEGTNCENLPATHDFLKRVRKEIDTQYPDTVLLAEANQWPEDVVDYFGDYQSGGDECHMAFHFPVMPRIFMAVRRESRYPVSEILAKTPSIPSGCQWGIFLRNHDELTLEMVTDEERDYMWAEYAKDPRMRANIGIRRRLAPLLDNDRNQIELFTALLLSLPGSPILYYGDEIGMGDNIWLGDRDAVRTPMQWTPDRNAGFSSSDPGRLFLPTIMDPVYGFQVTNVEASMSSPSSLLHWTRRMIEIRKQNPAFGLGTYTELQSTNPAVLAFLREYEDDLVLCVHNFSRFAQPTELDLRPFTGRHPVELFGGVRFPAIGELPYLLTLGGHGFYWFRIRKDGPVASV from the coding sequence ATGATCGTCAACGAGCCCGTCCCGGACACCTTCGAGGACACCCCCGCCAGAGACCGGGACCCGGATTGGTTCAAGCGCGCCGTCTTCTACGAGGTCCTGGTGCGCTCCTTCCAGGACAGCAACGGCGACGGCATCGGCGACCTCAAGGGCATCACGGCCAAACTCGACTACCTCCAGTGGCTCGGCGTCGACTGCCTCTGGCTGCCGCCCTTCTTCAAGTCCCCTCTCAGGGACGGCGGTTACGACGTCTCCGACTACACCTCGGTCCTGCCCGAGTTCGGTGACCTGGCCGACTTCGTCGAGTTCGTGGACGCCGCCCACCAGCGCGGCATGCGCGTCATCATCGACTTCGTCATGAACCACACCAGCGACCAGCACCCGTGGTTCCAGGAGTCGCGCAGGAACCCCGACGGCCCCTACGGCGACTACTACGTCTGGGCCGGCGACGACAAGCAGTACCAGGACGCCCGGATCATCTTCGTCGACACCGAGGCCTCCAACTGGACGTACGACCCCGTGCGCAAGGAGTACTACTGGCATCGCTTCTTCTCCCACCAGCCGGACCTCAACTACGAGAACCCGGCCGTGCAGGAGGAGATGATCTCCGCGCTGAAGTTCTGGCTGGACCTGGGCATCGACGGGTTCCGGCTGGACGCGGTGCCGTACCTGTACCAGCAGGAGGGCACCAACTGCGAGAACCTGCCTGCCACGCACGACTTCCTTAAGCGGGTGCGCAAGGAGATCGACACCCAGTACCCGGACACCGTGCTGCTCGCCGAGGCGAACCAGTGGCCGGAGGACGTCGTCGACTACTTCGGCGACTACCAGTCCGGCGGCGACGAATGCCACATGGCGTTCCACTTCCCCGTCATGCCGAGGATCTTCATGGCGGTGCGCCGTGAGTCGCGCTACCCGGTCTCCGAGATCCTCGCCAAGACGCCCTCGATCCCGTCGGGCTGCCAGTGGGGCATCTTCCTGCGCAACCACGACGAGCTGACCCTGGAGATGGTCACCGACGAGGAACGCGACTACATGTGGGCCGAGTACGCCAAGGACCCCCGCATGCGCGCCAACATCGGCATCCGCCGCCGCCTCGCACCCCTCCTCGACAACGACCGCAACCAGATCGAGCTGTTCACCGCCCTGCTGCTCTCCCTGCCCGGCTCGCCGATCCTCTACTACGGCGACGAGATCGGCATGGGCGACAACATCTGGCTCGGCGACCGCGACGCCGTCCGCACACCCATGCAGTGGACACCCGACCGCAACGCGGGTTTCTCGTCGTCCGATCCGGGGCGGCTGTTCCTGCCGACCATCATGGATCCGGTCTACGGCTTCCAGGTGACGAACGTCGAGGCGTCGATGTCCTCGCCCTCGTCGCTGCTGCACTGGACGCGCCGGATGATCGAGATCCGCAAGCAGAACCCCGCCTTCGGACTGGGCACCTACACCGAGCTCCAGTCGACCAACCCGGCCGTCCTCGCCTTCCTGCGCGAGTACGAGGACGACCTCGTCCTGTGCGTGCACAACTTCTCCCGCTTCGCCCAGCCGACGGAGCTGGACCTGCGGCCCTTCACCGGCCGGCACCCGGTCGAGCTGTTCGGCGGGGTGCGCTTCCCGGCGATCGGTGAACTTCCGTACCTGCTCACCCTGGGAGGCCACGGCTTCTACTGGTTCCGGATCCGCAAGGACGGACCCGTCGCCTCCGTTTAG